In Nocardioides cavernae, a single genomic region encodes these proteins:
- a CDS encoding HAD-IB family hydrolase — protein sequence MSGLSTAVSDAIAAIEAGPQGPSVGAFFDLDGTLVAGYTAATFYGDRLKGRDVSPAEFLRTVVTAVDGELGGDPTRIAHVAFSAMRGESEEAFADLGERLFRSKIAGTIRRESRALVLAHQRAGHTVAVASAATKYQIAPVARDLGVEHLVCTQLVVEDGQFTGATDGPMLWGRHKASGVRAFAREHAVDLAQSYGYGNGYEDVAFLSSVGHPTALNPHRDLRAAAARLGWPALDLSDPVGGSLLAAGRTAVALAGMNAGVGLGLAYGLARGDMHEGRNAAIRLATHLPMALAGVSMNVLHQERLWTHRPAIFVANHQSSLDIPVLGRLLERDFTIVAKKEARWDPRAVVGSVVIDPAYIDRSDSESARATLDGVVERIRSGTSLMIFPEGTRSATPVLGPFRKGAFHLAAQAGVPVVPVVLRNTGELMRRSSLVLNPGVVDVCVLEPETDWSVDDMSERIAALRTKFEETLARWPL from the coding sequence GTGAGCGGGTTGTCCACCGCGGTCAGCGACGCCATCGCGGCCATCGAGGCAGGACCCCAGGGGCCGTCGGTCGGGGCGTTCTTCGACCTCGACGGCACGCTCGTCGCCGGCTACACCGCCGCCACCTTCTACGGCGACCGGCTCAAGGGGCGCGACGTCTCGCCGGCGGAGTTCCTGCGCACCGTCGTCACCGCCGTGGACGGCGAGCTCGGCGGCGACCCGACCCGCATCGCCCACGTCGCCTTCTCGGCCATGCGCGGGGAGTCGGAGGAGGCCTTCGCCGACCTCGGAGAGCGGCTCTTCCGATCCAAGATCGCCGGCACCATCCGACGCGAGTCCCGCGCGCTCGTGCTGGCGCACCAGCGGGCCGGCCACACCGTCGCCGTCGCGTCGGCGGCCACGAAGTACCAGATCGCCCCCGTCGCCCGCGACCTCGGCGTCGAGCACCTCGTGTGCACCCAGCTGGTCGTCGAGGACGGCCAGTTCACCGGCGCCACCGACGGCCCCATGCTGTGGGGGCGCCACAAGGCCAGCGGCGTCCGGGCCTTCGCCCGCGAGCACGCGGTGGACCTCGCCCAGTCCTACGGCTACGGCAACGGCTACGAGGACGTCGCCTTCCTGTCCTCCGTCGGCCACCCCACTGCGCTCAACCCGCACCGCGACCTGCGCGCCGCGGCCGCGCGCCTCGGCTGGCCCGCGCTCGACCTCAGCGACCCCGTCGGCGGCTCGCTGCTCGCAGCAGGTCGTACGGCGGTGGCGCTCGCCGGCATGAACGCGGGTGTCGGCCTCGGCCTGGCCTACGGGCTCGCGCGTGGCGACATGCACGAGGGCCGAAACGCCGCGATCCGCCTCGCCACCCACCTGCCGATGGCGCTGGCGGGCGTGTCGATGAACGTGCTCCACCAGGAGCGGCTCTGGACCCACCGCCCCGCGATCTTCGTCGCCAACCACCAGAGCTCGCTCGACATCCCGGTCCTCGGCCGGCTGCTCGAGCGGGACTTCACGATCGTCGCCAAGAAGGAGGCCCGCTGGGACCCGCGGGCGGTGGTCGGCTCGGTCGTCATCGACCCCGCGTACATCGACCGCTCCGACTCGGAGTCCGCCCGCGCGACGCTCGACGGCGTCGTCGAGCGGATCCGCTCCGGCACGTCGCTGATGATCTTCCCGGAGGGCACCCGCTCGGCGACGCCGGTGCTCGGCCCGTTCCGCAAGGGCGCCTTCCACCTCGCGGCGCAGGCCGGCGTACCCGTCGTGCCGGTCGTGCTGCGCAACACCGGCGAGCTGATGCGGCGCAGCTCGCTGGTGCTCAACCCCGGCGTCGTGGACGTGTGCGTGCTGGAGCCCGAGACCGACTGGAGCGTGGACGACATGAGCGAGCGCATCGCGGCGCTGCGCACGAAGTTCGAGGAGACCCTCGCGAGGTGGCCCCTATGA
- the tadA gene encoding tRNA adenosine(34) deaminase TadA: MRLALTEAQAAQAADDVPVGAVVLDASGAVVGTGHNTRESHHDPTGHAEVVALRAAAAARGEWRLSGCTLVVTLEPCTMCAGAVVLARVDRLVFGAYDDKLGAVGSLWDVVRDRRLNHRPEVVAGVLADESTALLDGFFARHRSAGLR, encoded by the coding sequence ATGCGCCTGGCCCTGACCGAGGCGCAGGCTGCGCAGGCAGCCGACGACGTACCTGTCGGTGCCGTCGTCCTCGACGCCTCGGGCGCGGTCGTCGGCACGGGCCACAACACCCGCGAGTCCCACCACGACCCCACCGGCCACGCGGAGGTCGTCGCCCTCCGTGCCGCCGCGGCCGCCCGCGGCGAGTGGCGGCTCTCCGGCTGCACGCTCGTCGTCACGCTCGAGCCGTGCACGATGTGCGCCGGCGCCGTCGTGCTCGCCCGGGTCGACCGCCTCGTCTTCGGGGCGTACGACGACAAGCTGGGCGCGGTGGGCTCGCTGTGGGACGTCGTGCGCGACCGTCGGCTCAACCACCGTCCCGAGGTGGTCGCCGGGGTGCTGGCCGACGAGTCCACCGCCCTCCTCGACGGCTTCTTCGCCCGGCACCGCTCGGCGGGCCTCCGGTGA
- a CDS encoding wax ester/triacylglycerol synthase domain-containing protein produces MSDVSDEDVERWSGAAGWAAAPELTSMQTLLWRAERHPVQSSTSTVVIDLDRAPDWDRFVAATEWGTRLVRRLRQRVVEPVVPTAAPTWADDPTFDLAYHLRREHVASREEMLVHAAQIALRPFDRTRPLWEGVLFEGMPGGAAYVLKIHHALADPLGTVQLLSMLQSGQRAHTPRKPLGDEVVAPVEPDPVDLAVTGFRTGVASLPGTARATARRVGLAATRPQVVVGSALRYGASVRRLLTQAAPPSPELTPRTGRMWSFLTLDAPLESLRSVARLGGGTLDDAAVALVLGGLRRYHARRDSTVAEIPVGVRVSLDRADDLGNRFAGALISGPLAIEDPVDRVAAVRGEVLSLHTERALEVLDAAAPLLNRMPSFVGASALRTAEAPDAFVLTLPGPPRRRYMAGAEVQGMYVLGPLPGAALTVCLVTCGDTACIGVNVDASAVADLAGLAECLAEEVAAFAG; encoded by the coding sequence ATGAGCGACGTCAGCGACGAGGACGTCGAGCGCTGGTCCGGCGCGGCGGGGTGGGCTGCCGCGCCCGAGCTGACGTCGATGCAGACGCTGCTGTGGCGTGCGGAGCGCCACCCGGTGCAGTCCTCGACCTCGACCGTCGTGATCGACCTGGACCGGGCGCCCGACTGGGACCGTTTCGTCGCCGCCACCGAGTGGGGCACCCGGCTCGTACGCCGCCTGCGACAGCGCGTCGTCGAGCCGGTCGTGCCGACCGCCGCACCGACGTGGGCCGACGACCCGACCTTCGACCTCGCCTACCACCTGCGCCGCGAGCACGTCGCGAGCCGCGAGGAGATGCTCGTGCACGCCGCCCAGATCGCGCTGCGACCCTTCGACCGCACCCGCCCGCTCTGGGAGGGCGTGCTCTTCGAGGGGATGCCGGGCGGGGCGGCGTACGTCCTCAAGATCCACCACGCGCTCGCCGACCCCTTGGGCACGGTCCAGCTGCTGTCGATGCTCCAGTCGGGGCAGCGCGCCCACACGCCGCGCAAGCCGCTGGGCGACGAGGTCGTGGCGCCGGTGGAGCCCGACCCGGTCGACCTCGCCGTCACCGGGTTCCGCACCGGCGTCGCGTCGCTGCCCGGGACCGCGCGGGCGACCGCCCGCCGCGTCGGGCTCGCCGCGACGAGGCCGCAGGTCGTGGTGGGCTCGGCCCTGCGCTACGGCGCGTCCGTGCGGCGGCTGCTCACCCAGGCCGCACCGCCCTCGCCCGAGCTGACGCCCCGCACCGGGCGCATGTGGTCGTTCCTCACCCTCGACGCACCCCTCGAGTCGCTCCGCTCGGTCGCCAGGCTCGGAGGCGGCACCCTCGACGACGCAGCCGTGGCGCTGGTCCTCGGCGGGCTGCGGCGCTACCACGCCCGCCGCGACAGCACGGTCGCCGAGATCCCCGTCGGGGTCCGCGTCTCGCTCGACCGCGCCGACGACCTCGGCAACCGCTTCGCCGGCGCGCTGATCTCCGGTCCCCTCGCCATCGAGGACCCCGTGGACCGGGTCGCCGCCGTGCGGGGCGAGGTGCTGTCGCTGCACACCGAGCGTGCCCTCGAGGTGCTCGACGCCGCCGCGCCCCTGCTGAACCGGATGCCGTCCTTCGTGGGGGCCTCCGCGCTACGCACCGCCGAGGCGCCCGACGCCTTCGTCCTCACGCTGCCCGGGCCGCCGCGCCGGCGCTACATGGCCGGCGCCGAGGTGCAGGGGATGTACGTCCTCGGGCCGCTGCCCGGCGCCGCGCTCACCGTCTGCCTGGTGACCTGCGGCGACACCGCCTGCATCGGCGTCAACGTCGACGCGAGCGCGGTCGCCGACCTGGCCGGGCTCGCCGAGTGCCTCGCGGAGGAAGTCGCCGCCTTCGCCGGGTGA
- a CDS encoding GNAT family N-acetyltransferase encodes MSTVRRATTEDAAVLGRLLWDFNTEFETETDDADVLAGRFARILALPEIVAVLAEEDGEAVGFALVSLRPAIWFDGPVSQLEELYVVPALRSGGIGTQVLALCRRLVQDLGSPEMHINVDEVDVDTRRFYERHGFVNIEDGVDYRMLCYIGPTN; translated from the coding sequence GTGAGCACCGTCCGCCGCGCCACGACCGAGGACGCGGCCGTCCTGGGCCGGTTGCTGTGGGACTTCAACACCGAGTTCGAGACCGAGACCGACGACGCCGACGTGCTGGCCGGTCGGTTCGCGCGGATCCTCGCGCTGCCCGAGATCGTGGCCGTCCTCGCCGAGGAAGACGGCGAGGCGGTGGGGTTCGCCCTGGTGAGCCTGCGGCCGGCCATCTGGTTCGACGGCCCCGTCTCCCAGCTCGAGGAGCTCTACGTCGTGCCCGCCCTCCGCTCCGGCGGCATCGGCACGCAGGTCCTCGCCCTGTGCCGCCGGCTCGTCCAGGACCTGGGGTCGCCCGAGATGCACATCAACGTCGACGAGGTCGACGTCGACACCCGCCGCTTCTACGAGCGGCACGGCTTCGTCAACATCGAGGACGGGGTCGACTACCGGATGCTCTGCTACATCGGCCCGACGAACTGA
- a CDS encoding response regulator transcription factor: MRVLVVEDDKQLAAALRRGLEAEGYAVDTALDGREGAWLAGENAYDALVLDVMVPHVSGDEICARRREQGDWTPILMLTARAGPEQEVRALDAGADDFLAKPFSLSVLLARLRALVRRGSSERPTVLTVGDLELDPAGHRVSRAGTAIDLTPRQFSMLEFLMRRSDEVVSKATILDHVWDFAFEGDPNIVEVYARQLRQRIDHPFGRASLQTVRLVGYRVVDDR, from the coding sequence GTGCGCGTGCTGGTCGTCGAGGACGACAAACAGCTGGCCGCAGCCCTCCGTCGGGGGCTGGAGGCGGAGGGGTATGCGGTCGACACCGCTCTCGACGGGCGGGAGGGTGCCTGGCTCGCCGGCGAGAACGCCTACGACGCGCTCGTGCTCGACGTCATGGTGCCGCACGTGTCGGGTGACGAGATCTGTGCGCGTCGACGCGAGCAGGGCGACTGGACCCCGATCCTGATGCTCACCGCGCGCGCCGGACCGGAGCAGGAGGTGCGGGCGCTGGACGCCGGGGCGGACGACTTCCTCGCGAAGCCGTTCTCGCTGTCGGTCCTCCTCGCGCGGCTCCGGGCGCTCGTGCGCCGGGGCAGCAGCGAGCGCCCGACGGTGCTGACAGTCGGCGACCTCGAGCTCGACCCGGCCGGACACCGGGTCTCGCGGGCCGGGACCGCCATCGACCTCACCCCACGCCAGTTCTCCATGCTCGAGTTCCTGATGCGGCGATCCGACGAGGTCGTGTCCAAGGCCACGATCCTCGACCACGTGTGGGACTTCGCCTTCGAGGGAGACCCCAACATCGTCGAGGTCTACGCGCGTCAGCTGCGCCAGCGCATCGACCACCCCTTCGGCAGGGCCAGCCTGCAGACGGTGCGGCTCGTGGGCTACCGGGTGGTCGACGACCGATGA
- the upp gene encoding uracil phosphoribosyltransferase, whose protein sequence is MRLHVVNHPLVSHKLTVLRDEDTDSPTFRRLTDELVTLLAYEATREVRVDPRPITTPVGPTTGVYLAQPKPMVVPILRAGLGMLDGMMRLLPTAEVGFLGMVRNEETLEASTYAERLPEDLSGRQCYVLDPMLATGGTLAAAIRFLTDRGADDITAICLLAAPEGVDNLEKALDGLEVPVTVVTAALDEKLNDKGYIVPGLGDAGDRLYGVAH, encoded by the coding sequence ATGCGCCTGCACGTGGTGAACCACCCGCTCGTCTCCCACAAGCTCACCGTCCTGCGTGACGAGGACACCGACTCGCCGACGTTCCGTCGGCTGACCGACGAGCTGGTGACCCTGCTGGCCTACGAGGCGACCCGCGAGGTACGCGTCGACCCTCGGCCGATCACCACGCCCGTCGGCCCGACGACCGGGGTCTACCTCGCCCAGCCGAAGCCGATGGTGGTCCCGATCCTGCGCGCCGGGCTCGGCATGCTCGACGGCATGATGCGGCTGCTGCCGACGGCCGAGGTGGGCTTCCTCGGCATGGTCCGCAACGAGGAGACCCTCGAGGCCTCGACCTACGCCGAGCGCCTCCCCGAGGACCTCTCGGGCCGCCAGTGCTACGTGCTCGACCCGATGCTCGCGACGGGCGGCACGCTCGCCGCGGCCATCCGCTTCCTCACCGACCGGGGCGCCGACGACATCACCGCGATCTGCCTGCTGGCCGCGCCCGAGGGCGTCGACAACCTCGAGAAGGCCCTCGACGGGCTCGAGGTGCCGGTCACCGTCGTGACCGCGGCGCTCGACGAGAAGCTCAACGACAAGGGCTACATCGTCCCCGGCCTCGGCGACGCCGGCGACAGGCTGTACGGCGTCGCGCACTGA
- a CDS encoding aminoacyl-tRNA deacylase: MDDDHPAIRALAASGIAHEVTRHGRVGSLAEAAAARGVEPSAIVKTMVVRRGEGDHLFVLVPGDREISWPKLRALLGINRMSMPAADAAREVTGYERGTITPFGSRTALPVVADERLVGRTVSLGAGAHGVAATLAADDVITHLDAQVADVTDPA; the protein is encoded by the coding sequence GTGGACGACGACCACCCCGCGATCCGGGCCCTGGCCGCGTCGGGCATCGCGCACGAGGTCACCCGGCACGGCCGGGTGGGCTCGCTCGCCGAGGCAGCCGCTGCGCGCGGGGTCGAGCCGTCGGCGATCGTGAAGACGATGGTCGTGCGCCGAGGGGAGGGCGACCACCTGTTCGTCCTGGTGCCGGGCGACCGCGAGATCTCGTGGCCCAAGCTCCGCGCACTCCTCGGCATCAACCGCATGTCGATGCCGGCTGCCGACGCCGCGCGCGAGGTGACCGGCTACGAGCGCGGCACCATCACGCCGTTCGGGTCGCGGACCGCGCTGCCCGTCGTCGCCGACGAGCGCCTCGTGGGCCGGACCGTCTCTCTCGGCGCGGGCGCCCACGGAGTCGCCGCGACGCTCGCCGCGGACGACGTCATCACCCATCTGGACGCACAGGTCGCGGACGTCACCGACCCCGCCTGA
- a CDS encoding PAS and ANTAR domain-containing protein, protein MQRSTGDGFTASGAALVGRYTYRPDDDEWTWSDTMFSIHGFEPGTVVPTTALVMRHIHPEDVAAAWESRDALVERHEPFSFLHRIHTAQGDLRVVLAAGHLEDEGGTPVVHGHLVDITDLRQDAVHTEVDSAVGDFVEHRAGIEQAKGVLVQLYSVDADTAWALLRAFSADTNRKVRDIARVLVDAATSDRTPSKSGTVSADLMLERLYDTASATAPATAPAIGSAAG, encoded by the coding sequence ATGCAACGGTCGACGGGAGATGGTTTCACGGCATCCGGCGCTGCCCTCGTCGGTCGGTACACCTACCGGCCCGACGACGACGAGTGGACCTGGTCGGACACGATGTTCTCGATCCACGGCTTCGAGCCGGGCACCGTGGTGCCGACGACGGCGCTCGTGATGCGGCACATCCACCCGGAGGACGTCGCGGCGGCGTGGGAGTCGCGGGACGCCTTGGTGGAGCGCCACGAACCCTTCTCCTTCCTCCATCGCATCCACACCGCGCAGGGCGATCTGCGCGTGGTCCTCGCGGCGGGTCACCTCGAGGACGAGGGCGGTACGCCGGTCGTGCACGGGCACCTCGTCGACATCACCGACCTGCGGCAGGACGCCGTCCACACCGAGGTCGACTCTGCGGTCGGGGACTTCGTCGAGCACCGCGCCGGTATCGAACAGGCGAAAGGCGTGCTGGTGCAGCTCTACAGCGTCGACGCCGACACGGCATGGGCGCTGCTGCGGGCCTTCTCCGCGGACACCAACCGCAAGGTCCGCGACATCGCGCGCGTGCTGGTCGATGCTGCGACCAGTGACCGCACGCCTTCCAAGAGCGGAACGGTGTCGGCCGACCTGATGCTCGAACGCCTCTACGACACGGCGTCCGCGACGGCGCCCGCGACGGCGCCCGCGATCGGGTCTGCCGCCGGCTGA
- a CDS encoding tRNA adenosine deaminase-associated protein has product MSEQSGEVDFALAAFREDGAWQVQEIASPAFDSVDSLSHALRQVARDEGAVGMVAVDEDFFVLVRVTGASTRALLSDVTAADEWEIAQSVIDFLGLPPPEDDDVEVPAGDLGLLDDLGLHAIDLGALLDDVELYPDEMLSEIARRLGFGELFDDAVGLTSA; this is encoded by the coding sequence ATGTCCGAGCAGTCTGGCGAGGTCGACTTCGCGCTGGCTGCGTTCCGCGAGGACGGGGCGTGGCAGGTGCAGGAGATCGCCTCACCCGCCTTCGACTCCGTCGACTCCCTCAGCCACGCGCTCCGCCAGGTCGCGCGAGACGAAGGCGCGGTGGGCATGGTCGCCGTCGACGAGGACTTCTTCGTGCTCGTCCGCGTGACGGGTGCGAGCACGCGCGCGCTGCTCTCCGACGTCACCGCCGCCGACGAGTGGGAGATCGCCCAGTCGGTGATCGACTTCCTCGGCCTGCCGCCGCCGGAGGACGACGACGTCGAGGTGCCGGCCGGCGACCTCGGCCTGCTCGACGACCTCGGCCTCCACGCCATCGACCTCGGCGCGCTCCTCGACGACGTCGAGCTCTACCCTGACGAGATGCTCTCCGAGATCGCCCGCCGCCTCGGCTTCGGCGAGCTCTTCGACGACGCGGTCGGCCTCACCTCCGCATGA
- a CDS encoding PepSY domain-containing protein, with protein MRKRTWAAGMALGTAGAAVVGGVAVAGNGGDDGPISRQYTQEQADAATKAALEATGGGTANSVETDDEDGATYEVEVTRPDGTTVDVRLDENYGVVVIEDDSEESGSE; from the coding sequence ATGCGCAAGCGGACCTGGGCAGCGGGCATGGCGCTGGGAACAGCGGGAGCCGCCGTCGTCGGCGGCGTGGCAGTGGCCGGCAACGGTGGTGACGACGGCCCCATCAGCCGGCAGTACACCCAGGAGCAGGCCGATGCCGCCACGAAGGCCGCCCTCGAGGCCACGGGCGGGGGCACGGCCAACAGCGTCGAGACGGACGACGAGGACGGCGCCACCTATGAGGTCGAGGTGACCAGGCCCGACGGCACGACCGTCGACGTACGCCTCGACGAGAACTACGGGGTCGTCGTGATCGAGGACGACTCGGAGGAGTCCGGCTCCGAGTGA
- a CDS encoding ATP-binding protein produces MSRLDALSLRSRTTFTAVALVAVVLGAGAWVLLTTLDRQLVAATDLTSRATARDLVEMVRTDRLPDVLTQVGDDGVAQVFAADGTVLAASANITGRGPITGPAESPEARLRTFDGPDDQETETYRAWTVAGASPRGQVTVVVGNSLEAVHEASRRLRALLLIGVPLAVLVLGGVVWVLVGRALGRLDRIRSDVDAIDPRQLDRRVVATGPRDEVGRLAATMNRMLARVEAAVTRQRQLVADVSHDLQSPLATQRLSLEVALRDPGAVDADELRSGVLGPAQAMERLVDDLLVLAAADEHALATVTSVDLDALVLEEAERARSNSHVRIDTARVSAGPVRANPSEIRRAVRNLVDNAVAYAASTVELAVTTIGEEVVLDVLDDGPGVPPDERERIFDRFHRGDPSRQGGVSGSGLGLSIARTATERAGGRLDLVDGPAGAHFRMVLPVLPVG; encoded by the coding sequence ATGAGCAGGCTCGACGCGCTCTCCCTGCGAAGCCGTACGACGTTCACGGCGGTCGCACTGGTCGCGGTGGTGCTGGGCGCGGGAGCCTGGGTGCTCCTGACGACGCTCGACCGGCAGCTGGTCGCCGCCACCGACCTGACCTCCCGGGCCACGGCGCGCGACCTGGTCGAGATGGTCCGGACGGACCGCCTTCCGGACGTCCTGACCCAGGTGGGCGACGACGGGGTCGCCCAGGTGTTCGCCGCGGACGGCACGGTGCTCGCGGCCTCCGCCAACATCACCGGTCGCGGCCCCATCACGGGGCCGGCGGAGTCGCCCGAGGCGCGACTGCGCACGTTCGACGGCCCGGACGACCAGGAGACCGAGACCTACCGGGCGTGGACCGTGGCGGGCGCCTCCCCTCGTGGCCAGGTCACCGTCGTCGTGGGGAACAGCCTCGAGGCCGTGCACGAGGCTTCCAGACGGCTTCGCGCGCTCCTGCTGATCGGCGTACCCCTGGCCGTGCTCGTGCTCGGCGGTGTGGTGTGGGTGCTGGTCGGGCGCGCGCTGGGCCGGCTCGACCGGATCCGCTCCGACGTGGACGCCATCGACCCCCGCCAGCTCGACCGGAGGGTGGTCGCGACCGGGCCGCGCGACGAGGTCGGCCGGCTCGCGGCCACCATGAACCGCATGCTGGCCCGGGTCGAGGCAGCGGTGACCAGGCAACGCCAGCTCGTCGCCGACGTCTCCCACGACCTGCAGAGCCCCTTGGCGACCCAGCGGCTCTCCCTCGAGGTCGCCCTGCGTGACCCGGGCGCCGTCGATGCCGACGAGCTCCGGTCCGGGGTCCTCGGCCCGGCGCAGGCGATGGAACGGCTCGTCGACGACCTCCTCGTCCTCGCGGCAGCCGACGAGCACGCACTTGCCACCGTGACCAGCGTCGACCTCGACGCCCTCGTCCTCGAGGAGGCGGAGCGCGCCCGCAGCAACAGCCACGTGCGCATCGACACCGCCCGCGTCTCGGCGGGCCCCGTCCGCGCCAACCCCTCGGAGATCAGGCGCGCGGTGCGCAACCTCGTCGACAACGCGGTCGCCTACGCCGCCTCCACCGTCGAGCTCGCCGTGACGACCATCGGGGAGGAGGTGGTGCTCGACGTGCTGGACGACGGCCCCGGGGTCCCTCCCGACGAGCGGGAACGCATCTTCGACCGGTTCCACCGGGGAGACCCGTCACGCCAGGGCGGCGTGTCGGGCAGCGGACTCGGCCTGTCCATCGCCCGCACCGCCACGGAGCGCGCGGGCGGGCGGCTCGACCTCGTCGACGGACCGGCCGGCGCGCACTTCCGGATGGTGCTCCCGGTCCTGCCGGTCGGGTAG
- a CDS encoding lysophospholipid acyltransferase, whose protein sequence is MTAVRRVRDLARAALPRSVGERLPAAPPQEVTELLHDKRFQRAVAAAAEEQGRDEEEVWSEVKGYLHEMAAAHDDRTAQGWARLGDWFLRAYDVLVDEDDMQELRRLDRSHSLALAFSHRSYLDGMVIPNALSSRRFSPTYTFGGANLNLPVIGTVASRTGLIFIRRATQEIPVYRLALRSYIRQMVTNKRNLAWSIEGGRTRTGKLRPPVHGILKYLTDTVQGDGDGDPFGQDAPDVQVVPLSVVYDQLHEVSLMTEEARGANKTPEDWRWLVRFARLQRNRLGRAYLTVGEPFSLRERMAELAAEGVTGHQAVERVALDISHRLNRATPVTTTAIISLALLGADRALTVDEVLDTVEPLAAYVDARQWPVAGAADLRDRSTIRRALADLTRSGVLTAYDRGTEPVWKIGDDQHLVAAFYRNTVIHILVERAIGELALLTVSELEPGAELPPGGELQVGWEEAKRMRDLLKFEFFFPSRAGFEDDLRTELRLLVGEGVTEMTPAKARELLVGARPHLAHLVLRPFLDAYLVVADRLADRGDGPVDEADLLADSLAVGQQWALQRRVASEESISLELFRTALALARHKGLLEGGEGVGSAREAFAVELRDSVRRVNIIGEIAGETTPVGHPEPQRRPVPDPRQERT, encoded by the coding sequence GTGACCGCCGTCCGTCGTGTCCGGGACCTCGCCCGTGCCGCCCTGCCCCGGAGCGTGGGGGAGCGCCTCCCCGCCGCGCCGCCGCAGGAGGTCACCGAGCTGCTCCACGACAAGCGCTTCCAGCGCGCCGTCGCCGCCGCGGCCGAGGAGCAGGGACGCGACGAGGAGGAGGTCTGGTCGGAGGTCAAGGGCTACCTCCACGAGATGGCCGCCGCCCACGACGACCGGACCGCCCAGGGGTGGGCGCGTCTCGGCGACTGGTTCCTGAGGGCGTACGACGTCCTGGTGGACGAGGACGACATGCAGGAGCTGCGGCGCCTCGACCGCTCGCACAGCCTGGCGCTGGCGTTCAGCCACCGGTCCTACCTCGACGGCATGGTCATCCCCAACGCCCTGTCGTCGCGACGCTTCTCGCCGACCTACACCTTCGGCGGCGCCAACCTGAACCTGCCGGTGATCGGCACCGTGGCCAGTCGCACCGGCCTGATCTTCATCCGGCGGGCGACCCAGGAGATCCCGGTCTACCGCCTCGCGCTGCGGTCCTACATCCGGCAGATGGTCACCAACAAGCGCAACCTGGCCTGGTCGATCGAGGGCGGCCGCACCCGCACGGGCAAGCTGCGCCCGCCGGTCCACGGGATCCTGAAGTACCTCACCGACACGGTGCAGGGCGACGGTGACGGCGACCCCTTCGGCCAGGACGCCCCCGACGTGCAGGTGGTGCCGCTGTCGGTTGTCTACGACCAGCTGCACGAGGTGTCGCTGATGACCGAGGAGGCGCGCGGGGCCAACAAGACGCCGGAGGACTGGCGCTGGCTGGTGCGCTTCGCGCGGCTGCAGCGCAACCGGCTCGGCCGGGCCTACCTGACCGTCGGCGAGCCGTTCTCGCTGCGGGAGCGGATGGCGGAGCTGGCCGCCGAGGGCGTCACCGGCCACCAGGCCGTCGAGCGGGTCGCCCTCGACATCTCCCACCGGCTCAACCGGGCCACCCCGGTCACCACCACCGCGATCATCTCGCTCGCCCTCCTCGGTGCCGACCGCGCGCTGACGGTCGACGAGGTCCTCGACACCGTCGAGCCGCTCGCCGCCTACGTCGACGCGCGCCAGTGGCCCGTCGCGGGTGCCGCCGACCTCCGCGACCGCTCGACCATCCGTCGGGCGCTCGCCGACCTGACCCGCAGCGGCGTGCTGACGGCGTACGACCGGGGCACCGAGCCGGTCTGGAAGATCGGCGACGACCAGCACCTGGTCGCCGCGTTCTACCGCAACACCGTCATCCACATCCTCGTCGAGCGAGCCATCGGCGAGCTCGCGCTGCTCACCGTCAGCGAGCTCGAGCCAGGTGCGGAGCTGCCGCCCGGCGGCGAGCTGCAGGTGGGCTGGGAGGAGGCGAAGCGGATGCGCGACCTGTTGAAGTTCGAGTTCTTCTTCCCCTCCCGCGCCGGCTTCGAGGACGACCTCCGCACCGAGCTGAGGCTGCTGGTCGGCGAGGGGGTCACCGAGATGACGCCGGCCAAGGCGCGCGAGCTGCTCGTCGGTGCCCGCCCCCACCTCGCCCACCTGGTGCTGCGGCCCTTCCTCGACGCCTACCTCGTCGTCGCGGACCGGCTCGCCGACCGCGGGGACGGCCCGGTCGACGAGGCCGACCTGCTCGCCGACTCCCTGGCCGTCGGCCAGCAGTGGGCCCTGCAGCGGCGGGTGGCCAGCGAGGAGTCCATCTCGCTCGAGCTGTTCCGCACCGCCCTGGCGCTCGCCCGCCACAAGGGCCTCCTCGAGGGCGGCGAGGGCGTCGGGTCGGCGCGCGAGGCGTTCGCCGTCGAGCTGCGCGACTCCGTGCGCCGGGTCAACATCATCGGCGAGATCGCCGGTGAGACGACCCCCGTGGGTCATCCCGAGCCCCAGCGCCGCCCGGTGCCCGATCCGCGGCAGGAGCGCACGTGA